One genomic region from Streptomyces sp. NBC_01431 encodes:
- a CDS encoding GH92 family glycosyl hydrolase, whose protein sequence is MLPRSRYRRGPGAALVAASFLLVVTAQSAVGAPSATAQPPGNGGRFSTSFETGQPQPDWVDTVDTDRAGAKRSSGVDGGFTSGIPGNVTDKVTDVRASAENTDGGEVKENLVDGQPSTKWLAFQPTAWLEFDLSEPVKTLTYALTSANDASERDPKDWTLKGSADGKDWKTLDSRSGESFKDRFQTKTYDFANTTAYAHYRLEITANGGAPITQLADIQFSNGDTSTPIPPDMRTTPDRGPGGSPTAKANAGFTGKRALRYAGTHKAKGRAYSYNKVLDVNTPVGRDTELDYKIFPSMTETDLTYPATNVSVDLAFTDGTYLSDLKALDSHGGVLSPQGQGAAKTLYVNQWNQVSSRIGTVAAGKTVDRILLAYDSAQGPAKFQGWIDDLSIAPAKPEKPLAHLSDYALTTRGTNSSGSFSRGNNFPATAVPNGFNFWTPVTNAGSQDWLYDYARRNNADNLPTLQAFSASHEPSPWMGDRQTFQVMPSASAGTPDASRTARALPFRHENETAKPYYYGVTFENGLKTEIAPTDHAAMMRFTYPGDDASLILDNVTNQGGLTLDAATNSFTGYSDVKSGLSTGAGRLFVYGVFDAPVTASGKLPGGGGADVTGYARFKPGKNRTVTLRLATSLISVDQAKANLAAEIPAKAGFDKVKDQARRAWDQILGRIEVEGASHDQLTTLYSSLYRLYLYPNSGFEKVGSKNQYASPFSPKAGEDTPTHTGAKVVDGTVYVNNGFWDTYRTTWPAYSLLTPKKAGEMVDGFVQQYKDGGWISRWSSPGYADLMTGTSSDVAFADAYVKGVKFDAEAAYEAALKNATVAPPSSGVGRKGMDTSPFLGYAPTSTPEGLSWSMEGYVNDYGLAKMGQALYEKTKKPRYKEESAYFMGRAQNYVKLFDAKAGFFQGKDKDGNWRVASSSYDPRIWGYDYTETDGWGYAFTAPQDSRGLANLYGGQAGLAKKLDAYFSTPETASPEFAGSYGSVIHEMTEARDVRMGQYGHSNQVAHHVTYMYDAAGQPYKAQEKIREVLRRLYNGSEIGQGYLGDEDNGEQSAWYVFSALGFYPLVMGSGEYAIGSPLFTKATVHLENGRDLVVKAPHNSAQNVYVQSLKVDGKAWNSTALPHDLLARGGTLDFTMGAHPSTWGTGKNAAPVSITKDDKVPTPVSDAITGAGPLFDNSSATSGQFGPTDLPVAGPTRAVRYTLTSATAANAPSAWTLEGSQDGTKWTELDRRSGESFTWDRQTRAFSVHSPGSYAHYRIVPIGTATLAEMELLAPSAK, encoded by the coding sequence ATGCTGCCCAGATCCCGGTACCGACGAGGACCGGGGGCCGCCCTGGTGGCGGCCTCGTTCCTGCTCGTAGTGACGGCGCAATCCGCCGTCGGGGCGCCGTCGGCGACCGCCCAGCCACCCGGGAACGGCGGGCGGTTCAGCACCTCGTTCGAGACCGGCCAGCCCCAGCCGGACTGGGTCGACACCGTCGACACCGACCGCGCGGGCGCCAAGCGCTCCTCGGGTGTCGACGGCGGCTTCACCAGCGGCATACCGGGCAATGTGACGGACAAGGTCACCGACGTCCGGGCCAGTGCCGAGAACACCGACGGCGGCGAGGTCAAGGAGAACCTGGTCGACGGGCAGCCCAGCACCAAATGGCTCGCCTTCCAACCCACGGCTTGGCTCGAATTCGACCTCTCCGAACCGGTGAAGACGCTCACCTACGCGTTGACGTCGGCGAACGACGCCTCCGAGCGCGATCCCAAGGACTGGACGCTCAAGGGCTCGGCGGACGGCAAGGACTGGAAGACCCTGGACAGCCGCAGCGGCGAGAGCTTCAAGGACCGCTTCCAGACCAAGACGTACGACTTCGCGAACACCACGGCGTACGCCCACTACCGCCTGGAGATCACCGCCAACGGCGGCGCCCCCATCACCCAGCTCGCCGACATCCAGTTCTCCAACGGCGACACCAGCACCCCCATCCCGCCGGACATGCGCACCACCCCGGACCGGGGCCCCGGCGGCTCCCCCACCGCCAAGGCCAACGCGGGCTTCACCGGGAAGCGCGCGCTGCGCTACGCCGGCACCCACAAGGCCAAGGGCCGGGCCTACTCATACAACAAGGTCCTCGATGTCAACACCCCGGTCGGCAGGGACACCGAACTCGACTACAAGATCTTCCCGTCGATGACGGAGACCGACCTCACCTACCCCGCCACGAACGTGTCCGTGGACCTCGCCTTCACCGACGGCACCTATCTGAGTGACCTGAAGGCGCTCGACTCGCACGGCGGGGTGCTCAGCCCGCAGGGCCAGGGCGCCGCCAAGACGCTCTACGTCAACCAGTGGAACCAGGTCTCCTCGCGGATCGGCACGGTGGCCGCGGGCAAGACGGTGGACCGGATCCTGCTGGCGTACGACTCGGCCCAGGGGCCCGCGAAGTTCCAGGGCTGGATCGACGACCTGTCGATCGCACCGGCGAAGCCCGAGAAGCCGCTCGCGCACCTGTCGGACTACGCGCTCACCACCCGCGGCACCAACTCCAGCGGCTCGTTCTCGCGCGGCAACAACTTCCCGGCGACCGCGGTCCCCAACGGGTTCAACTTCTGGACCCCGGTCACCAACGCCGGATCGCAGGACTGGCTGTACGACTACGCCCGGCGCAACAACGCGGACAACCTGCCGACGCTCCAGGCGTTCAGCGCCAGTCACGAACCGAGCCCGTGGATGGGTGACCGGCAGACCTTCCAGGTGATGCCGTCGGCCTCGGCCGGCACGCCCGACGCCTCACGGACCGCCCGCGCGCTCCCCTTCCGGCACGAGAACGAGACGGCGAAGCCGTACTACTACGGCGTCACCTTCGAGAACGGCCTCAAGACGGAGATCGCGCCGACCGACCACGCGGCGATGATGCGGTTCACCTATCCCGGTGACGACGCGAGCCTGATCCTCGACAACGTCACCAACCAGGGCGGCCTCACCCTCGACGCGGCGACGAATTCCTTCACCGGCTACTCGGACGTGAAGAGCGGCCTGTCGACCGGCGCCGGGCGGCTGTTCGTGTACGGGGTCTTCGACGCCCCGGTGACCGCGAGCGGGAAGCTGCCGGGCGGCGGGGGCGCCGACGTCACCGGCTACGCGCGGTTCAAGCCCGGCAAGAACCGCACGGTGACCCTGCGTCTGGCCACCTCCCTCATCAGCGTGGACCAGGCGAAGGCGAACCTGGCCGCCGAAATCCCCGCGAAGGCCGGCTTCGACAAGGTCAAGGACCAGGCGCGCAGGGCCTGGGACCAGATCCTGGGCCGCATCGAGGTCGAAGGCGCCTCGCACGACCAGCTGACCACCCTGTACTCCTCCCTCTACCGGCTGTACCTCTACCCCAACTCCGGCTTCGAGAAGGTCGGTTCGAAGAACCAGTACGCCAGCCCCTTCTCCCCCAAGGCCGGCGAGGACACCCCCACGCACACCGGGGCGAAGGTCGTCGACGGCACGGTGTACGTGAACAACGGGTTCTGGGACACCTACCGCACGACCTGGCCCGCCTATTCGCTGCTCACCCCGAAGAAGGCCGGGGAGATGGTCGACGGCTTCGTGCAGCAGTACAAGGACGGCGGCTGGATCTCCCGCTGGTCCTCACCCGGCTACGCGGACCTGATGACCGGCACCAGCTCGGACGTGGCCTTCGCCGACGCCTATGTGAAGGGCGTGAAGTTCGACGCCGAGGCGGCGTACGAGGCGGCCCTGAAGAACGCCACGGTCGCCCCGCCCTCCTCGGGCGTGGGCCGCAAGGGCATGGACACCTCCCCCTTCCTCGGCTACGCCCCGACCTCGACCCCCGAGGGCCTGTCCTGGTCGATGGAGGGTTACGTCAACGACTACGGCCTCGCGAAGATGGGCCAGGCGCTGTACGAGAAGACGAAGAAGCCCCGTTACAAGGAGGAGTCGGCGTACTTCATGGGCCGCGCCCAGAACTACGTGAAGCTCTTCGACGCCAAGGCGGGCTTCTTCCAGGGCAAGGACAAGGACGGCAACTGGCGGGTGGCGAGCAGCTCGTACGACCCGCGGATCTGGGGCTACGACTACACGGAGACCGACGGCTGGGGCTACGCCTTCACCGCCCCGCAGGACTCCCGGGGTCTCGCCAACCTCTACGGCGGCCAGGCGGGCCTCGCCAAGAAGCTGGACGCCTACTTCTCGACGCCGGAGACCGCCTCGCCCGAGTTCGCCGGTTCGTACGGCAGCGTCATCCACGAGATGACCGAGGCGCGTGACGTACGGATGGGCCAGTACGGCCACTCCAACCAGGTCGCCCACCACGTGACGTACATGTACGACGCGGCGGGTCAGCCCTACAAGGCGCAGGAGAAGATCCGCGAGGTCCTGCGGCGCCTGTACAACGGCAGCGAGATCGGGCAGGGCTACCTCGGCGACGAGGACAACGGCGAGCAGTCGGCCTGGTACGTCTTCTCCGCGCTCGGCTTCTACCCGCTGGTGATGGGCAGCGGCGAGTACGCGATCGGCTCGCCCCTGTTCACCAAGGCGACCGTCCATCTGGAGAACGGCCGCGACCTCGTGGTGAAGGCCCCGCACAACAGCGCGCAGAACGTGTACGTCCAGTCCCTGAAGGTCGACGGGAAGGCGTGGAACTCGACGGCGCTCCCGCACGACCTGCTCGCACGCGGCGGCACGCTCGACTTCACCATGGGCGCGCACCCGTCGACGTGGGGCACCGGCAAGAACGCGGCGCCGGTCTCCATCACCAAGGACGACAAGGTGCCCACTCCGGTGAGCGACGCGATCACCGGCGCGGGACCGCTGTTCGACAACTCCTCGGCGACGTCGGGGCAGTTCGGTCCGACGGACCTCCCGGTCGCCGGGCCCACCCGGGCGGTGCGGTACACGCTGACGTCGGCGACGGCCGCGAACGCGCCGTCCGCCTGGACGCTCGAAGGATCACAAGACGGTACGAAGTGGACCGAGTTGGACAGGCGCAGCGGTGAATCCTTCACCTGGGACCGGCAGACGCGGGCCTTCTCCGTCCATTCGCCCGGTTCCTACGCGCATTACCGAATCGTCCCCATCGGGACGGCCACCCTGGCCGAAATGGAGCTACTCGCCCCCTCCGCAAAATAG
- a CDS encoding FG-GAP repeat domain-containing protein — MAILSGRKGGRALSRIAVAAIAAALVGTTAGAASADSAPSTNVAKAAQKYAQTKGKQSAAGSQRAFAAGDEIPAAETFPLIAADGSGTVYLYPPNGSGGFGDRTTLGDGWNAISQATQVDNNKDGNPDAWYTLGTDGHLYYTPLVENAVAKDLGAGWNAYDRVFSAGNLGGAPTDDLLARDKSGVLWLYTANADGTFAPRVRLGAGWGVMTKIAGRGDLNGDGKADIIAVDGSGIGWLYPGTGNWAAPFGNRVKLGAGWNTYNNLVAIGDLNFDGKADLVGRDASGGLWFYAGTGTTAAAPFKDRVKVGTGWNGMRLMF; from the coding sequence GTGGCCATACTTTCCGGCCGTAAGGGCGGTCGCGCCCTGTCCCGCATCGCCGTCGCGGCGATCGCCGCGGCTCTCGTCGGCACGACCGCGGGTGCGGCCTCGGCCGACAGCGCGCCGTCCACGAACGTGGCTAAGGCAGCGCAGAAGTACGCCCAGACCAAGGGCAAGCAGTCTGCCGCCGGCTCCCAGCGTGCCTTTGCCGCGGGCGACGAGATCCCGGCCGCAGAAACGTTCCCGCTCATCGCGGCGGACGGATCGGGCACCGTCTACCTGTACCCGCCGAACGGCTCGGGCGGTTTCGGCGACCGCACCACCCTGGGCGATGGCTGGAACGCGATCAGCCAGGCGACCCAGGTCGACAACAACAAGGACGGCAACCCCGACGCCTGGTACACGCTGGGCACCGACGGCCACCTGTACTACACGCCGCTGGTGGAGAACGCCGTCGCCAAGGACCTGGGAGCGGGCTGGAACGCCTACGACCGCGTCTTCTCGGCGGGCAACCTCGGCGGGGCTCCGACCGACGACCTGCTCGCCCGTGACAAGTCCGGCGTGCTGTGGCTCTATACCGCCAACGCCGACGGCACCTTCGCGCCCCGCGTCAGGCTGGGTGCGGGCTGGGGCGTCATGACCAAGATCGCCGGTCGTGGCGACCTGAACGGCGACGGCAAGGCCGACATCATCGCCGTCGACGGCTCCGGCATCGGGTGGCTGTACCCGGGCACGGGCAACTGGGCGGCGCCGTTCGGCAACCGCGTCAAGCTCGGTGCCGGCTGGAACACGTACAACAACCTGGTCGCCATCGGTGACCTGAACTTCGACGGCAAGGCCGACCTCGTCGGCCGCGACGCCTCCGGAGGCCTCTGGTTCTACGCGGGCACCGGCACCACCGCCGCCGCCCCGTTCAAGGACCGCGTGAAGGTCGGCACCGGCTGGAACGGCATGCGCCTGATGTTCTGA
- the acnA gene encoding aconitate hydratase AcnA: protein MSANSFDARSTLRVGDESYEIFKLDKVEGSARLPYSLKVLLENLLRTEDGANITADHIRALGGWDSQAQPSQEIQFTPARVIMQDFTGVPCVVDLATMREAVKELGGDPAKVNPLSPAELVIDHSVIADKFGTKDAFAQNVELEYGRNKERYQFLRWGQTAFDDFKVVPPGTGIVHQVNIEHLARTVMVRNGQAYPDTLVGTDSHTTMVNGLGVLGWGVGGIEAEAAMLGQPVSMLIPRVVGFKLTGELNPGTTATDLVLTITEMLRKHGVVGKFVEFYGEGVAATSLANRATIGNMSPEFGSTAAIFPIDDETLKYLRLTGRDAQQVALVEAYAKEQGLWLDPAAEPDFSEKLELDLSTVVPSIAGPKRPQDRIVLANAAQQFALDVRNYVEDDDEAGKESFPASDAPASANGVPSRPTLVTLADGSSFEIDHGAVTVAAITSCTNTSNPYVMVAAALVAKKAVDKGLTRKPWVKTTLAPGSKVVTDYFDKAGLTPYLDKMGFNLVGYGCTTCIGNSGPLDEEISKAINEHDLAVTSVLSGNRNFEGRINPDVKMNYLASPPLVVAYAIAGSMKVDITTEAIGTDTEGNPVFLKDIWPTEAEVNEVVANAIGEDMFNKSYQDVFAGDAQWQALPIPTGNTFEWDAESTYVRKPPYFEGMTMETTPVSDIAGARVLAKLGDSVTTDHISPAGAIKADTPAGKYLNEHGVERRDFNSYGSRRGNHEVMIRGTFANIRLRNQIAPGTEGGFTRDFTQADAPVSFIYDASQNYQAAGIPLAILAGKEYGSGSSRDWAAKGTALLGVKAVIAESYERIHRSNLIGMGVLPLQFPEGATASSLGLTGEETFSFTGVEELNNGTTPRTVKVTTDTGVEFDAVVRIDTPGEADYYRNGGIMQYVLRSLIRK from the coding sequence GTGTCGGCGAACAGCTTCGACGCCCGCAGCACGCTGCGCGTGGGCGACGAGTCGTACGAGATCTTCAAGCTGGACAAGGTCGAGGGCTCCGCGCGCCTCCCTTACAGCCTGAAGGTTCTCCTGGAGAACCTGCTCCGCACCGAGGACGGCGCGAACATCACCGCCGACCACATCCGTGCGCTCGGCGGCTGGGACTCGCAGGCTCAGCCGAGCCAGGAGATCCAGTTCACCCCGGCCCGCGTGATCATGCAGGACTTCACCGGTGTGCCCTGTGTCGTGGACCTCGCCACCATGCGTGAGGCCGTCAAGGAGCTCGGCGGCGACCCGGCGAAGGTCAACCCGCTCTCCCCGGCCGAGCTGGTCATCGACCACTCCGTCATCGCCGACAAGTTCGGCACCAAGGACGCGTTCGCCCAGAACGTGGAACTGGAGTACGGCCGCAACAAGGAGCGCTACCAGTTCCTGCGCTGGGGCCAGACCGCCTTCGACGACTTCAAGGTCGTCCCCCCGGGCACCGGCATCGTCCACCAGGTCAACATCGAGCACCTCGCTCGTACGGTCATGGTCCGTAATGGCCAGGCCTACCCCGACACCCTGGTCGGCACCGACTCGCACACCACGATGGTCAACGGCCTCGGCGTGCTCGGCTGGGGCGTCGGCGGCATCGAGGCCGAGGCCGCGATGCTGGGCCAGCCGGTCTCGATGCTCATCCCGCGCGTCGTCGGCTTCAAGCTGACCGGCGAGCTGAACCCGGGCACCACCGCCACCGACCTGGTGCTGACCATCACCGAGATGCTGCGCAAGCACGGCGTGGTCGGCAAGTTCGTGGAGTTCTACGGCGAGGGCGTGGCGGCGACCAGCCTCGCCAACCGCGCCACCATCGGCAACATGTCGCCGGAGTTCGGCTCCACCGCCGCGATCTTCCCGATCGACGACGAGACGCTGAAGTACCTGCGCCTGACCGGCCGCGACGCCCAGCAGGTCGCTCTCGTCGAGGCGTACGCCAAGGAGCAGGGTCTCTGGCTGGACCCGGCCGCCGAGCCCGACTTCTCCGAGAAGCTGGAGCTCGACCTCTCCACGGTCGTCCCCTCCATCGCCGGCCCGAAGCGTCCGCAGGACCGCATCGTGCTCGCCAACGCCGCCCAGCAGTTCGCGCTTGACGTCCGCAACTACGTCGAGGACGACGACGAGGCGGGCAAGGAGTCCTTCCCGGCCTCCGACGCCCCGGCCTCCGCCAACGGCGTGCCGAGCCGCCCGACGCTGGTCACCCTGGCCGACGGCTCCTCCTTCGAGATCGACCACGGCGCCGTCACCGTCGCCGCGATCACCTCGTGCACCAACACCTCGAACCCGTACGTCATGGTCGCCGCGGCCCTCGTCGCGAAGAAGGCCGTGGACAAGGGCCTGACCCGCAAGCCGTGGGTCAAGACCACGCTCGCCCCGGGCTCGAAGGTCGTCACCGACTACTTCGACAAGGCCGGCCTCACCCCGTACCTCGACAAGATGGGCTTCAACCTCGTCGGGTACGGCTGCACCACCTGCATCGGCAACTCCGGTCCGCTGGACGAGGAGATCTCGAAGGCGATCAACGAGCACGACCTCGCGGTCACCTCGGTGCTCTCCGGCAACCGCAACTTCGAGGGCCGGATCAACCCCGACGTCAAGATGAACTACCTGGCGTCGCCGCCGCTGGTCGTCGCGTACGCCATCGCCGGTTCGATGAAGGTCGACATCACCACCGAGGCGATCGGCACCGACACCGAGGGCAACCCGGTCTTCCTCAAGGACATCTGGCCCACCGAGGCCGAGGTCAACGAAGTCGTGGCGAACGCCATCGGCGAGGACATGTTCAACAAGTCCTACCAGGACGTCTTCGCGGGTGACGCGCAGTGGCAGGCGCTGCCGATCCCGACCGGCAACACCTTCGAGTGGGACGCCGAGTCGACCTACGTGCGCAAGCCCCCTTACTTCGAGGGCATGACGATGGAGACCACCCCGGTCTCCGACATCGCCGGCGCCCGCGTCCTGGCGAAGCTGGGCGACTCGGTCACCACCGACCACATCTCCCCGGCCGGTGCGATCAAGGCCGACACCCCGGCCGGCAAGTACCTCAACGAGCACGGCGTCGAGCGCCGCGACTTCAACTCCTACGGCTCGCGCCGTGGCAACCACGAGGTCATGATCCGCGGCACGTTCGCGAACATCCGCCTGCGCAACCAGATCGCGCCGGGCACCGAGGGCGGCTTCACCCGCGACTTCACCCAGGCGGACGCTCCGGTGTCGTTCATCTACGACGCCTCGCAGAACTACCAGGCCGCCGGCATCCCGCTGGCCATCCTGGCGGGCAAGGAGTACGGCTCGGGCTCGTCCCGCGACTGGGCCGCCAAGGGCACCGCGCTGCTCGGCGTCAAGGCCGTCATCGCCGAGTCGTACGAGCGCATCCACCGCTCGAACCTCATCGGCATGGGCGTCCTCCCGCTCCAGTTCCCGGAGGGCGCGACCGCTTCCTCGCTCGGCCTGACCGGCGAGGAGACCTTCTCCTTCACCGGCGTCGAGGAGCTGAACAACGGCACCACCCCGCGCACGGTCAAGGTGACCACCGACACGGGCGTCGAGTTCGACGCGGTCGTCCGCATCGACACGCCCGGCGAGGCGGACTACTACCGCAACGGCGGCATCATGCAGTACGTGCTGCGCAGCCTGATCCGCAAGTAG
- a CDS encoding helix-turn-helix domain-containing protein, producing MADDYLVRIGKLIRDARQHRGWTQTQLAEALGTSQSAVNRIERGNQNISLEMIARIGEALDSEIVSLGYAGPMHLRVVGGRRLSGSIDVKTSKNACVALLCGSLLNKGRTVLRRVARIEEVYRLLEVLNSIGVRTRWINDGVDLEIVPPAELDLDAMDAEAARRTRSIIMFLGPLLHRMDHFRLPYAGGCDLGTRTIEPHMIALRRFGLDITATEGIYHAAVVRTAPDRPIVLTERGDTVTENALLAAARNDGVTVIRNASSNYMVQDLCFFLEALGVRVDGIGTTTLTVHGMADIDVDVDYSPSEDPVEAMSLLAAALVTESELTIRRVPVEFMEIELAVLEEMGLDHDRTAEYAADNGRTRLIDLTVRPSKLEAPIDKIHPMPFPGLNIDNVPFFAAIAAAAQGKTLIHDWVYDNRAIYLTDLNRLGGRLQLLDPHRVLVEGPTRWRAAEMMCPPALRPAVVVLLAMMAAEGTSVLRNVYVINRGYEDLAERLNSVGAQIEIFRDI from the coding sequence ATGGCAGACGACTACCTCGTACGCATCGGCAAGCTCATCCGTGACGCCCGGCAGCACCGGGGCTGGACACAGACGCAGTTGGCCGAGGCTCTGGGCACCAGCCAGAGCGCCGTGAACCGCATCGAGCGCGGGAACCAGAACATCAGCCTTGAGATGATCGCGCGCATCGGGGAAGCGCTCGACAGTGAAATCGTCTCGCTCGGGTATGCGGGCCCCATGCACCTGCGCGTGGTGGGAGGCCGCCGCCTCTCGGGCTCCATCGACGTCAAGACGAGCAAGAACGCCTGCGTCGCGCTGCTCTGCGGCTCGCTGCTCAACAAGGGCCGCACCGTACTGCGCCGGGTGGCCCGCATCGAGGAGGTCTACCGGCTCCTCGAAGTCCTCAACTCCATTGGCGTGCGCACCCGTTGGATCAACGACGGCGTCGACCTGGAGATCGTGCCGCCCGCCGAGCTCGACCTCGACGCCATGGACGCGGAGGCCGCCCGCCGCACCCGGTCCATCATCATGTTCCTCGGCCCGCTGCTGCACCGCATGGACCACTTCCGGCTCCCGTACGCCGGCGGCTGCGACCTCGGCACCCGCACCATCGAACCGCACATGATCGCGCTGCGCCGGTTCGGCCTGGACATCACGGCCACCGAGGGGATCTACCACGCCGCGGTGGTGCGCACCGCGCCCGACCGCCCGATCGTGCTGACCGAACGCGGCGACACGGTGACCGAGAACGCGCTGCTCGCCGCGGCCCGCAACGACGGCGTCACCGTCATCCGCAACGCCTCCTCCAACTACATGGTCCAGGACCTGTGCTTCTTCCTGGAGGCGCTCGGCGTACGCGTCGACGGCATCGGCACCACCACGCTGACCGTGCACGGCATGGCCGACATCGACGTCGACGTCGACTACTCGCCCTCCGAGGACCCGGTCGAGGCGATGAGCCTGCTGGCCGCGGCCCTCGTCACCGAGTCCGAACTGACGATCCGCCGGGTCCCGGTGGAGTTCATGGAGATCGAGCTCGCGGTGCTTGAGGAGATGGGCCTCGACCACGACCGCACGGCCGAGTACGCCGCCGACAACGGCCGCACCCGGCTGATCGACCTCACCGTGCGGCCCTCCAAGCTGGAGGCGCCCATCGACAAGATCCACCCGATGCCGTTCCCCGGCCTCAACATCGACAACGTGCCGTTCTTCGCGGCGATCGCGGCGGCGGCCCAGGGCAAGACCCTCATCCACGACTGGGTCTACGACAACCGCGCGATCTACCTCACCGACCTCAACCGCCTCGGCGGCCGCCTCCAACTCCTCGACCCGCACCGGGTCCTGGTGGAGGGCCCCACCCGCTGGCGCGCCGCCGAAATGATGTGCCCCCCGGCACTGCGCCCGGCCGTGGTGGTCCTGCTCGCCATGATGGCGGCCGAGGGCACGTCCGTGCTGCGCAACGTGTACGTCATCAACCGCGGTTACGAGGACCTGGCGGAGCGGCTGAACTCGGTCGGCGCGCAGATCGAGATCTTTCGGGACATCTGA
- a CDS encoding TOPRIM nucleotidyl transferase/hydrolase domain-containing protein has product MADMGSFRDAVTAWAAGGPGEPARELAARLSVRAAVLLEGPSDVAAVDALAASRGRNLADEGVCVLAMGGAMSIGRFADRLGPPGLGLRLAGLCDEGERGFYTRGLERAGAPREGFFVCAADLEDELIRALGVPRVVELVRAEGDLRPLETFLRQPAQRGRIARQQLRRFFGTKKGRKIHYGRVLVEALDPDRAPAPLTGLLAAL; this is encoded by the coding sequence ATGGCTGACATGGGGTCGTTCCGGGACGCGGTCACCGCGTGGGCTGCCGGGGGCCCCGGCGAGCCCGCGCGCGAACTGGCCGCGCGGCTGTCCGTCCGGGCGGCCGTGCTGCTCGAAGGACCCAGTGACGTCGCGGCGGTCGACGCGCTGGCCGCGAGCCGCGGCCGCAACCTCGCGGACGAGGGAGTCTGCGTCCTGGCGATGGGCGGCGCGATGAGCATCGGGCGCTTCGCCGACCGCCTCGGGCCGCCCGGCCTGGGCCTTCGCCTGGCGGGGCTGTGCGACGAAGGGGAGCGCGGCTTCTACACCCGCGGCCTGGAGCGGGCCGGTGCGCCGCGCGAGGGGTTCTTCGTCTGCGCGGCGGACCTGGAGGACGAGCTCATCCGCGCGCTGGGCGTGCCGCGGGTGGTGGAGCTCGTCCGGGCGGAGGGCGACCTGCGCCCCCTGGAGACCTTCCTTCGCCAGCCCGCGCAGCGCGGCCGCATCGCAAGGCAGCAACTGCGGCGCTTCTTCGGCACGAAGAAGGGGCGCAAGATCCACTACGGCCGCGTCCTCGTCGAGGCCCTCGACCCCGACCGCGCACCCGCCCCGCTCACCGGTCTGCTCGCCGCCCTCTGA
- a CDS encoding GntR family transcriptional regulator → MGDLKQGHLIVAQERLRDQVAHALRAALVAGELRPGAIYSAPGLAADFGISATPVREAMLDLAREGLVEPVRNKGFRITEVSERDLDQYTELRALIEVPTVGKVTDAATAEQLEALRPIAEEIVERARAHDLIGYLDADRRFHLQLLGLAGNERLVETVGELRKRSRLYGLTRLDERGELISSAQEHIELLDLMRSGDRAAAEACMARHLGHVRSLWARARDEPVEPRPKRILGGSR, encoded by the coding sequence ATGGGCGACCTGAAACAGGGCCATCTCATCGTTGCCCAGGAACGGCTGCGCGACCAGGTCGCCCACGCCCTGCGCGCCGCACTGGTCGCGGGCGAGCTCCGCCCCGGCGCCATCTACTCCGCGCCCGGCCTCGCCGCCGACTTCGGGATCTCCGCGACGCCGGTCCGCGAGGCGATGCTCGATCTGGCCCGCGAAGGCCTGGTCGAGCCGGTACGCAACAAGGGCTTCAGGATCACCGAGGTCAGCGAGCGCGACCTGGACCAGTACACCGAACTGCGCGCGCTCATCGAGGTGCCGACCGTCGGCAAGGTCACCGACGCCGCGACCGCCGAACAGCTGGAGGCGTTGCGGCCCATCGCCGAGGAGATAGTCGAGCGGGCCCGCGCGCACGACCTGATCGGCTACCTCGACGCCGACCGCCGCTTCCACCTCCAGCTCCTGGGCCTGGCGGGCAACGAGCGACTGGTCGAGACGGTCGGTGAACTGCGCAAGCGCTCCCGCCTGTACGGACTGACCAGGCTGGACGAGCGCGGTGAGCTGATCTCCTCCGCGCAGGAACACATCGAGCTCCTGGACCTGATGCGCTCCGGCGACCGCGCGGCCGCCGAAGCGTGCATGGCCCGCCACTTGGGCCACGTCCGCTCGCTGTGGGCCAGGGCCCGGGACGAACCGGTCGAGCCCCGACCTAAGCGGATCCTGGGCGGTAGCAGGTAG